One Phocoena sinus isolate mPhoSin1 chromosome 13, mPhoSin1.pri, whole genome shotgun sequence DNA segment encodes these proteins:
- the POU3F3 gene encoding POU domain, class 3, transcription factor 3 has protein sequence MATAASNPYLPGNSLLAAGSIVHSDAAGAGGGGGGGGGGGGGGGGAGGGGGGMPPGSAAVTSGAYRGDPASVKMVQSDFMQGAMAASNGGHMLSHAHQWVTALPHAAAAAAAAAAAAVEASSPWSGSAVGMAGSPQQPPPPPPPPPPQGPDVKGGAGRDDLHAGTALHHRGPPHLGPPPPPPPPHQGHPGGWGAAAAAAAAAAAAAAAAHLPSMAGGQQPPPQSLLYSQPGGFTVNGMLSAPPGPGGGGGGGAGGGAQSLVHPGLVRGDTPDLAEHHHHHHHHAHAHPPHPHHAQGPPHHGGGGGAGPGLNSHDPHSDEDTPTSDDLEQFAKQFKQRRIKLGFTQADVGLALGTLYGNVFSQTTICRFEALQLSFKNMCKLKPLLNKWLEEADSSTGSPTSIDKIAAQGRKRKKRTSIEVSVKGALESHFLKCPKPSAQEITNLADSLQLEKEVVRVWFCNRRQKEKRMTPPGIQQQTPDDVYSQVGTVSADTPPPHHGLQTSVQ, from the coding sequence ATGGCCACGGCGGCCTCTAACCCCTACCTGCCGGGGAACAGCCTGCTAGCGGCCGGCTCCATCGTCCACTCGGACGCGGCgggggccggcggcggcggcggcgggggcggcggcggcggcggcggcggcggcggggcgggcggcggcggcggcggcatgCCGCCCGGCAGCGCCGCCGTGACCTCGGGTGCCTACCGGGGGGACCCGGCCTCCGTCAAGATGGTGCAGAGCGACTTCATGCAGGGGGCCATGGCCGCCAGCAACGGCGGCCATATGCTGAGCCACGCGCACCAGTGGGTGACGGCCCTGCcccacgccgccgccgccgccgcggctgccgccgccgccgccgtggAGGCGAGCTCGCCGTGGTCCGGCAGCGCCGTGGGAATGGCCGGCAGCCcccagcagccgccgccgccgccgccgccaccgccgccccAGGGCCCCGACGTGAAGGGCGGCGCGGGGCGCGACGACCTGCACGCGGGCACCGCGCTGCACCACCGCGGGCCGCCGCACCTcgggccgccgccgcctccgccgccgccgcacCAGGGCCACCCCGGGGGCTggggggccgccgccgccgccgccgccgctgccgccgccgccgccgccgccgcgcacCTCCCGTCCATGGCCGGGGGCCAGCAGCCGCCGCCGCAGAGCCTGCTCTACTCGCAGCCCGGGGGCTTCACGGTGAACGGCATGCTGAGCGCGCCCCCGGGGCCGGGCggtggaggcggcggcggcgcgggcggcggcgcCCAGAGCCTGGTGCACCCGGGGCTGGTGCGCGGGGACACTCCCGACCTGGCCgagcaccaccatcaccaccaccaccacgcgCACGCGCACCCGCCGCACCCGCACCACGCGCAGGGACCCCCGCAccacggcggcggcggcggcgcggggcccGGACTCAACAGCCACGACCCGCACTCGGACGAGGACACGCCGACGTCTGACGACCTGGAGCAGTTCGCTAAGCAGTTCAAGCAGCGGCGCATCAAGCTGGGCTTCACGCAGGCCGACGTGGGGCTGGCGCTGGGCACCCTGTACGGCAACGTGTTCTCGCAGACCACCATCTGCCGCTTCGAGGCCCTGCAGCTGAGCTTCAAGAACATGTGCAAGCTCAAGCCGCTGCTGAACAAGTGGCTGGAGGAGGCGGACTCGAGCACCGGCAGCCCCACGAGCATCGACAAGATCGCGGCGCAGGGCCGCAAGCGCAAGAAGCGGACCTCCATCGAGGTGAGCGTCAAGGGCGCGCTCGAGAGCCACTTCCTCAAGTGCCCCAAGCCCTCTGCGCAGGAGATCACCAACCTGGCCGACAGCCTGCAGCTCGAGAAGGAGGTGGTGCGGGTCTGGTTCTGCAACCGGCGCCAGAAGGAGAAGCGCATGACGCCGCCCGGGATCCAGCAGCAGACGCCTGACGACGTCTACTCGCAGGTGGGCACCGTGAGCGCCGACACGCCGCCGCCGCACCACGGGCTGCAGACAAGCGTGCAGTGA